In the Deinococcus ficus genome, one interval contains:
- a CDS encoding ATP-binding cassette domain-containing protein: MTGSDTAVPGVRPLVALRSVQVVAGGRTLLSDVTLSVGPGEALRLAGPNGGGKTTLLRLLAGEVAPVRGERVYGLEGGQQRSAVRARRQLSVVGPDAEGFYLTREWAQTVQDVLLAGAHGEVLNLWTPDGAVLARVAEVAALVGLEALLDRDVRTLSHGQRRRAMLGRALMAAPELLLLDEFTDGLSERARADLGELIAALHARGTAVVLATHRPEEAPPLPWRTRWVDGAQVTHGPALSPVPSPALAPLPVPRRDARPLALLDRATVYRNGHRALGPVTWTWAPGQHWLVTGENGSGKSTLARLIAGELHPALGGTMARPFLARDRLAERRQAVGLVSAETGIRQRRDWTGRDVIGSAFAGTEGFAPPLTAIQAAQVDALAGALHVTDLLDRSAETLSQGQLRRLLLARAVVHRPTLLLLDEGLDFLDAATRARFLGLLPELTAGGTHLLVVAHRAEDAPPGLTHHLGLEAGQIAFCRPL; this comes from the coding sequence ATGACGGGTTCAGACACGGCGGTCCCTGGCGTAAGGCCGCTGGTGGCCCTGAGGAGCGTGCAGGTCGTGGCGGGCGGGCGGACGCTGCTGTCGGACGTGACGCTGAGCGTGGGACCGGGCGAGGCGCTGCGGCTGGCCGGGCCGAACGGCGGCGGGAAGACCACGCTGCTGCGCCTGCTGGCGGGCGAGGTGGCCCCCGTGCGCGGGGAGCGGGTGTATGGCCTGGAGGGCGGGCAGCAGCGCTCGGCGGTGCGGGCCCGGCGGCAGCTGAGCGTGGTCGGGCCGGACGCCGAGGGGTTCTACCTGACGCGCGAGTGGGCGCAGACCGTTCAGGACGTGCTGCTCGCCGGAGCGCACGGTGAGGTGCTGAACCTGTGGACGCCGGACGGCGCCGTGCTGGCCCGGGTGGCCGAGGTGGCGGCCCTGGTGGGCCTGGAGGCGCTGCTGGACCGGGACGTGCGCACGCTCAGCCACGGGCAGCGGCGGCGGGCCATGCTGGGCCGCGCGCTGATGGCCGCCCCGGAACTCCTGCTGCTGGACGAGTTCACGGACGGCCTGAGCGAGCGGGCCCGCGCGGACCTGGGCGAGCTGATCGCCGCGCTGCACGCCCGGGGCACGGCGGTGGTGCTCGCCACGCACCGCCCGGAGGAGGCGCCGCCCCTGCCGTGGCGCACGCGGTGGGTGGACGGCGCGCAGGTCACGCACGGGCCGGCCCTCTCCCCCGTGCCCAGCCCTGCCCTGGCGCCCCTTCCGGTCCCCCGCCGGGACGCGCGGCCCCTGGCCTTGCTGGACCGCGCCACCGTGTACCGCAACGGGCACCGCGCCCTGGGCCCCGTGACCTGGACCTGGGCGCCCGGGCAGCATTGGCTGGTCACCGGGGAGAACGGCAGCGGGAAGAGCACCCTGGCGCGGCTGATCGCCGGGGAGCTGCACCCGGCGCTGGGCGGCACCATGGCCCGCCCGTTCCTGGCCCGGGACCGGCTGGCCGAGCGGAGGCAGGCGGTGGGGCTGGTCTCGGCGGAAACGGGCATCCGGCAGCGGCGGGACTGGACGGGACGGGACGTGATCGGCAGCGCGTTTGCCGGCACCGAGGGCTTCGCACCTCCACTGACAGCTATCCAGGCCGCGCAGGTGGACGCGCTGGCCGGGGCGCTGCACGTGACGGACCTGCTGGACCGAAGCGCGGAGACGCTCTCGCAGGGGCAATTGCGGCGGCTGCTGCTGGCCCGCGCGGTCGTGCACCGGCCCACCCTGCTGCTGCTGGACGAGGGCCTGGATTTTCTGGATGCAGCCACCCGGGCGCGGTTCCTCGGGCTGCTGCCAGAGCTCACGGCGGGCGGCACGCATCTGCTGGTGGTCGCCCACCGCGCCGAGGACGCGCCGCCGGGCCTGACGCACCACCTGGGGCTGGAGGCCGGGCAGATCGCGTTCTGCCGGCCGCTCTGA
- a CDS encoding antibiotic biosynthesis monooxygenase — protein sequence MLTRPSSPESTPPSAPMTVPSPTPGSPEGVTLVITERVHPEQVDAYEAWARGVHDLLDAHPGFQGLHVLRDRTAPLPEYITLLRFESQAALDAWRHSERYQLALRELPRFTATEVHYREAAGLEAWFDRPPGVRPPSFWKNVVVGFIGVYPLILLFSRLAAPFTVGWPWWAAIIPSAFLATVFLNWPVLPLLSRWLRGWLYPRQG from the coding sequence ATGCTGACCCGCCCGTCCAGCCCTGAGTCCACTCCGCCGTCCGCCCCGATGACCGTGCCCTCCCCCACCCCCGGCAGCCCGGAGGGCGTGACCCTGGTGATCACCGAGCGGGTGCACCCCGAGCAGGTGGACGCGTACGAGGCCTGGGCGCGCGGCGTCCACGACCTGCTGGACGCCCACCCGGGCTTTCAGGGCCTGCACGTGCTGCGGGACCGCACGGCGCCGCTGCCGGAGTACATCACGCTGCTGCGGTTCGAGTCTCAGGCGGCCCTGGACGCCTGGCGGCACTCCGAACGGTACCAGCTGGCGCTGCGGGAGCTGCCGCGCTTCACGGCCACCGAGGTCCACTACCGCGAGGCGGCGGGGCTGGAGGCGTGGTTCGACCGGCCGCCCGGCGTGCGGCCGCCCAGCTTCTGGAAGAACGTGGTGGTGGGCTTCATCGGGGTGTACCCTCTGATCCTGCTGTTCAGCAGGCTGGCGGCGCCGTTCACGGTGGGGTGGCCTTGGTGGGCGGCGATCATTCCCAGTGCGTTCCTGGCGACGGTGTTCCTGAACTGGCCGGTGCTGCCGCTGCTGTCCCGCTGGCTGCGCGGCTGGCTGTATCCCCGGCAGGGCTGA
- a CDS encoding histidine phosphatase family protein, which translates to MARTLHLIKHGQPQIQPGVPAHEWTLAPGALDALPALAAHLTPRPGVVVSSEEPKARATGEGLAAHLHVPFRAMLGLHEQLRYTAPFHADVRDFQADLHRFFAHPDEVVSGEESARDARARFTNAVTAVMRANPHDTVAVVAHGTVISLLVAHHNPQVDVARFWTDLPLLGAVTLDWPELTLRP; encoded by the coding sequence ATGGCCCGCACCCTGCACCTGATCAAGCACGGCCAGCCCCAGATCCAGCCGGGCGTGCCCGCGCACGAGTGGACGCTCGCGCCCGGCGCGCTGGACGCCCTGCCGGCCCTGGCCGCGCACCTGACGCCCCGCCCGGGCGTGGTCGTGTCCAGCGAGGAACCCAAGGCCCGCGCCACCGGCGAGGGGCTGGCCGCGCACCTGCACGTCCCCTTCCGGGCCATGCTGGGCCTGCACGAGCAGCTGCGGTACACCGCGCCCTTTCACGCGGACGTCCGCGACTTCCAGGCGGACCTGCACCGCTTCTTCGCCCACCCGGACGAGGTGGTGTCCGGCGAGGAGAGCGCCCGCGACGCCCGGGCCCGGTTCACGAACGCCGTGACCGCCGTGATGCGCGCCAACCCGCACGACACGGTGGCGGTGGTGGCGCACGGAACGGTCATCAGCCTGCTCGTCGCCCACCACAACCCGCAGGTGGACGTCGCGCGGTTCTGGACGGACTTGCCGCTGCTCGGCGCGGTCACGCTGGACTGGCCCGAGCTGACCCTGCGGCCCTGA
- the rplM gene encoding 50S ribosomal protein L13: protein MKTYIPKNDEQNWIVVDAAGVPLGRLATLIASRIRGKHRPDFTPNMIQGDFVVVLNAAQVALTGNKLDGKVYTRYTGYQGGLKKETARQAIAKHPERVIEHAVFGMLPKGRQGRAMHGRLKVYAGETHPHAAQKPQKVEVR from the coding sequence GTGAAAACCTACATCCCCAAAAATGACGAGCAGAACTGGATCGTCGTGGACGCCGCCGGCGTGCCCCTCGGCCGCCTGGCCACGCTGATCGCCAGCCGCATCCGTGGCAAGCACCGCCCCGACTTCACCCCGAACATGATTCAGGGTGACTTCGTGGTCGTCCTGAACGCCGCCCAGGTCGCCCTGACCGGCAACAAGCTGGACGGCAAGGTCTACACCCGTTACACCGGCTACCAGGGCGGCCTGAAGAAGGAAACCGCCCGTCAGGCCATCGCCAAGCACCCCGAGCGCGTCATCGAGCACGCCGTGTTCGGCATGCTGCCCAAGGGCCGCCAGGGCCGCGCCATGCACGGCCGCCTGAAGGTGTACGCCGGCGAAACGCACCCCCACGCTGCTCAGAAGCCCCAGAAGGTCGAGGTCCGATAA
- a CDS encoding SPFH domain-containing protein — translation MPLTTVALVLLLLVVITLFAGVKSVPQGYQWTQERFGKFQRTLKPGLNLIIPYVDRIGRKVNMMEQVLDVPSQEVITKDNALVTVDGVVFYQVLDAAKASYQVGNLQQATLNLTMTNIRTVMGSMDLDELLSNRDQINARLLMVVDEATEPWGVKVTRIEVKDIRPPADLVASMARQMKAEREKRANILDAEGFRQAAILKAEGEKQAEILNAEGQRQAAFLQAEARERQAQAEAEATRMVSEAIAAGNVQAINYFIAQRYVDALKDVATAPNQKTLILPIEATSVLGSLQGIAEVAKEAFGTRDSFRNRG, via the coding sequence ATGCCACTCACCACCGTCGCCCTCGTGCTCCTGCTGCTGGTCGTCATCACCCTGTTCGCCGGCGTGAAGAGCGTCCCGCAGGGGTACCAGTGGACGCAGGAACGCTTCGGCAAGTTCCAGCGCACCCTGAAACCCGGCCTGAACCTGATCATTCCCTACGTGGACCGCATCGGCCGCAAGGTGAACATGATGGAACAGGTCCTGGACGTTCCCAGCCAGGAAGTCATCACCAAGGACAACGCCCTCGTCACCGTGGACGGCGTCGTGTTCTACCAGGTGCTGGACGCCGCCAAGGCCAGCTACCAGGTCGGGAACCTGCAGCAGGCCACCCTGAACCTCACCATGACCAACATCCGCACCGTGATGGGCAGCATGGACCTGGACGAACTGCTCTCAAACCGCGACCAGATCAACGCCCGGCTGCTGATGGTCGTGGACGAGGCCACGGAGCCGTGGGGCGTTAAGGTCACCCGCATCGAGGTCAAGGACATCCGCCCGCCCGCCGACCTGGTCGCCAGCATGGCCCGCCAGATGAAGGCCGAACGCGAGAAACGCGCCAACATCCTGGACGCCGAAGGCTTCCGGCAGGCCGCCATCCTGAAGGCCGAGGGCGAGAAACAGGCCGAGATCCTCAATGCCGAGGGGCAGCGGCAGGCGGCGTTCCTGCAGGCCGAGGCCCGTGAACGTCAGGCGCAGGCGGAGGCCGAGGCGACCCGCATGGTCAGCGAGGCCATCGCCGCCGGGAACGTGCAGGCCATCAACTACTTCATCGCGCAGCGCTACGTGGACGCCCTGAAGGACGTCGCCACCGCTCCCAACCAGAAGACCCTGATCCTGCCCATCGAGGCGACCAGCGTCCTGGGCAGCCTGCAGGGCATCGCGGAAGTCGCCAAGGAAGCCTTCGGCACGCGCGACAGCTTCCGGAACCGGGGCTGA
- the rpsI gene encoding 30S ribosomal protein S9 yields MAIQQPEQFYGTGRRKAAVARVFLRPGEGKIIVNGKEFQTYFRGLLRAVHALQGFRETGTAGRYDALITVTGGGPTGQADAIKLGIARALLKVNPDFRAQLKPKGLLTRDPREVERKKYGLKKARRAPQFSKR; encoded by the coding sequence ATGGCGATCCAGCAACCCGAACAGTTCTACGGCACGGGCCGCCGCAAGGCCGCCGTGGCCCGCGTGTTCCTCCGCCCTGGCGAAGGCAAGATCATCGTGAACGGCAAGGAATTCCAGACCTACTTCCGTGGTCTGCTGCGCGCCGTGCACGCCCTGCAGGGCTTCCGTGAAACCGGCACCGCCGGCCGTTACGACGCCCTGATCACCGTGACCGGCGGTGGCCCCACCGGCCAGGCCGACGCCATCAAGCTGGGCATCGCCCGCGCCCTGCTGAAGGTCAACCCCGACTTCCGCGCGCAGCTCAAGCCCAAGGGCCTGCTGACCCGCGACCCCCGCGAAGTGGAGCGCAAGAAGTACGGCCTCAAGAAGGCCCGCCGCGCCCCCCAGTTCAGCAAGCGCTGA
- a CDS encoding NfeD family protein, translating into MDWLSSLDRLQSWHWWVLGAGLLILEVLAPGIFFVWLALAAFVMGLTVFVLPLAVPVQLLLFAALSVASVLIGRRYVSRLALGGTEGEDLNRGGERFVGRHVVVTTAIHNGVGRVRVGDSDWRATGPDMPAGSTVTVVGADGTTLIVQ; encoded by the coding sequence ATGGACTGGCTTTCCAGCCTGGACCGCCTGCAATCCTGGCACTGGTGGGTGCTCGGCGCGGGCCTGCTGATCCTGGAAGTGCTCGCGCCCGGCATCTTCTTCGTGTGGCTGGCCCTGGCGGCCTTCGTGATGGGCCTGACCGTGTTCGTGCTGCCGCTGGCCGTGCCGGTGCAGCTGCTGCTGTTCGCGGCGCTGAGCGTGGCGAGCGTGCTGATCGGCCGGCGCTACGTGAGCCGCCTGGCGCTGGGCGGCACCGAGGGCGAGGACCTGAACCGCGGCGGGGAGCGCTTCGTGGGCCGCCACGTGGTCGTGACCACCGCCATTCACAACGGCGTGGGCCGCGTCCGGGTGGGCGACAGCGACTGGCGCGCCACCGGGCCCGACATGCCGGCCGGAAGCACCGTGACGGTCGTCGGCGCGGACGGAACCACCCTGATCGTGCAGTAA